In Raphanus sativus cultivar WK10039 chromosome 5, ASM80110v3, whole genome shotgun sequence, the following proteins share a genomic window:
- the LOC108859850 gene encoding geranylgeranyl pyrophosphate synthase 9, chloroplastic-like, which produces MAVVNLSSTSLFMQSRGRRHNSISSVKSLQRRTVLLITSRGGDMVSPEGKGKDHSSTFDFKSYMIRKAESVNAALDASVPLLKPLTIQEAVRYSLLAGGKRVRPLLCLAACELVGGDEATAMSAACAVEMIHTSSLIHDDLPCMDNADLRRGKPSNHKVFGEDMAVLAGDALLALAFEHMSIVSNGLVAPERTVRAVIELAKAIGTKGLVAGQVVDLSSEGINPEDAGLERLEFIHLHKTAALLEAAAVLGVIMGGGTEEEMERFRKYARCIGLLFQVVDDILDVTKSTEELGKSAGKDVIAGKLTYPRLIGLEKARELAEKLSREAEEHLLGFDPNKAAPLVALASYIACRHN; this is translated from the exons ATGGCTGTTGTTAATCTCAGCTCAACCTCCCTCTTCATGCAATCCAGAGGAAGAAGACACAACTCCATATCCTCTGTCAAGAGTCTCCAAAGACGCACCGTTTTGCTTATCACGTCACGAGGTGGCGACATGGTTTCACCGGAGGGGAAAGGCAAGGATCACAGCTCCACCTTTGACTTCAAGTCGTATATGATCCGTAAAGCCGAATCTGTGAACGCGGCTCTCGACGCTTCCGTACCGCTTCTGAAACCCCTCACGATTCAAGAGGCGGTGCGGTACTCATTGCTAGCTGGTGGAAAACGCGTGAGGCCTCTGCTCTGCCTTGCTGCCTGCGAGCTTGTGGGTGGCGACGAGGCTACTGCCATGTCGGCAGCTTGCGCGGTGGAGATGATCCACACGAGCTCTCTTATTCATGACGACCTTCCCTGCATGGACAATGCTGATCTCCGCAGAGGCAAGCCATCCAACCACAAG GTATTTGGAGAAGACATGGCAGTTCTGGCGGGTGATGCACTCCTTGCTTTGGCGTTTGAGCACATGTCGATCGTGTCTAATGGTTTGGTAGCTCCGGAGAGAACGGTCCGCGCTGTAATAGAGCTGGCAAAGGCCATAGGGACAAAAGGGCTTGTGGCTGGGCAAGTGGTTGACCTATCCAGCGAGGGAATAAATCCTGAAGACGCTGGATTGGAGCGTCTAGAGTTCATCCACCTTCACAAAACGGCTGCATTGTTGGAGGCAGCTGCTGTTTTAGGAGTTATAATGGGAGGTGGAACCGAGGAAGAGATGGAGAGGTTTAGAAAGTATGCGAGGTGTATTGGGCTGCTGTTTCAAGTGGTTGATGATATTCTTGACGTGACAAAATCTACCGAGGAATTGGGTAAGAGCGCCGGGAAAGACGTTATCGCGGGAAAACTAACTTATCCGAGGTTGATTGGTTTGGAAAAGGCTAGGGAACTTGCGGAGAAACTGAGCAGAGAAGCAGAGGAACATCTTCTAGGGTTTGATCCGAATAAGGCGGCGCCTCTGGTGGCTCTGGCTAGCTACATTGCTTGCAGACAC